From Hevea brasiliensis isolate MT/VB/25A 57/8 unplaced genomic scaffold, ASM3005281v1 Scaf210, whole genome shotgun sequence, one genomic window encodes:
- the LOC110661785 gene encoding uncharacterized protein LOC110661785, producing the protein MAELFVKQAKQYAEGRPNYPEELFQFIASKNPAKDLAWDVGTGSGQAAQSLAEIYQNVIATDTSLKQLEFAPKIANVRYQQTPPVIPIDELEQYVSAQSSVDLVTIAQALHWFDLPAFYQLVKWVLKKPNGVIAAWCYTVPEVNDSVDSVFKPYYAIDSEPYWDPVRKLVDQKYATINFPFEPVEGTDHTGPFRFVSEKVMSLDEYFTYLRSWSAYQTAKEKGVDLLRDDVVEKFKNAWNEDGQDRKVVKFPVYLKIGKVGNL; encoded by the exons ATGGCGGAGTTGTTTGTTAAGCAAGCAAAGCAATACGCAGAGGGCAGGCCTAATTACCCAGAAGAACTCTTCCAATTCATTGCCTCCAAGAATCCTGCTAAAGACCTTGCTTGGGATGTGGGCACCGGCAGCGGCCAGGCAGCCCAATCT CTAGCTGAGATCTACCAGAATGTTATAGCCACAGATACTAGCCTGAAGCAACTGGAATTTGCACCAAAAATTGCCAATGTTCGGTATCAGCAAACTCCTCCTGTCATCCCAATTGACGAATTGGAGCAATATGTATCAGCACAATCAAGTGTAGATTTGGTGACAATTGCTCAAGCCCTCCATTGGTTTGACCTGCCTGCGTTTTACCAGCTAGTGAAGTGGGTGCTCAAGAAACCAAATGGAGTAATTGCTGCCTGGTGCTACACTGTGCCTGAAGTTAATGACTCCGTGGACTCTGTCTTCAAACCATATTATGCCATTGATTCTGAGCCATATTGGGATCCAGTACGTAAATTGGTAGACCAAAAGTATGCAACCATTAATTTTCCATTTGAGCCAGTGGAGGGAACTGATCACACAGGGCCATTCAGGTTTGTATCTGAGAAAGTGATGAGCTTGGATGAGTATTTTACTTACCTAAGGTCATGGTCTGCATATCAAACAGCTAAGGAAAAAGGTGTGGATCTATTGAGGGATGATGTGGTTGAGAAGTTCAAGAATGCCTGGAATGAAGATGGGCAAGACAGAAAGGTTGTCAAGTTTCCTGTTTATTTGAAGATTGGAAAGGTGGGGAATTTGTAA